The Liquorilactobacillus nagelii DSM 13675 DNA window TTTGATTCCAATGTAGGCCACAAAAATTCCAATTCCACCACCAATTGCATGTTGTAAAACCTCTGGAATCGAACGAATAATTAATCGTCGAATTTTGGTAACTGTAATTGTCACATTGATTAAACCGCATAAAAAAACCAAGGCCAAGGCTTGTTGCCAACTGAACCCCAACTGCAAAACAACTGTGTAAGAAAAAAAAGTTGCTAAACCAAGACCAGGTGCCTGAACATAAGGCACATTAGCAAAAAGTGCCATAATCAGTGTACTGACCGCGGAAGCAATAATTGTCGCCAAAAAAATGGCTTGGGTTGGCATCCCTGTTGTTCCTAAAATACTTGGAGCAACAAAAAGAATGTAGGCCATAGCAAAGAAAGTTGTTAAGCCAGCCAAAACTTCAGTACTAATATTCGTATTATTCTCCTCAAGCTTGAAAAACTTTTTCATAATTGCGAAACTCTCCTTAAAAAAAGAATAAATTCATTATAGCGCAATCAAAATGTTCAACAAACTTAATAAGATAATTCTAATTAAGACCGAATTACCATCACTGAACAAGGAGCATTTTGGGCTAAATAACTGGCCTGCGAACCAATAAAAATTTTTTTAGCATTGCTGACCGGCTTTGTCTTTGAACCGCACAATAGAACATCTGGCTTAAATTCTGGAATAATTTCGCTGATAATGGTCGCCGCTGGTTTGCCTTCTTGAACAAAAGAGCGTACGTCATAAATTCCATTTTCCTGGGCTTTTTTAACATATCGTTCTAAATCAACGGTTAAGTTTTCACGCAATTGATTTCTTTTTTCCGGACTAAACGTTTCAAAAACATTTAAATCCTCTAGCTCTAAAACCGAAACAATTCCTAAAGCAGCTAAATTTGGCTTAGCTAAAGCTAAAGCATATTGAAAAGCAGCTAAGGAAGATTTTGAATCATCTTCATCAACTGCCACTAAAATACGATCAAAAGGTTTGAAATTCGTTTTAAAATCTAAATCAAGCTTTTTTTTCTGCAAAATCATTTCACTCCTATCTATATTAACTTACCAATTAGCCGGTTGCCATAACCTACCGTCAATTTCGCCTTCTGCTTGCTCTAAGCGTTGCTGCTGTTGATCAGCCAAGTCCGCTAAAGCAATATAAAAGGCCCGATCTTGATATCTCACAGAACTTTTTTGTAAAGCTGTTAGTTGATCAAACAACCATTTTTCAGTTTCCATGAATTTGATCATCCTTTCTAATCGGACGTAGAACCGCTTGTAAATC harbors:
- a CDS encoding universal stress protein, producing MQKKKLDLDFKTNFKPFDRILVAVDEDDSKSSLAAFQYALALAKPNLAALGIVSVLELEDLNVFETFSPEKRNQLRENLTVDLERYVKKAQENGIYDVRSFVQEGKPAATIISEIIPEFKPDVLLCGSKTKPVSNAKKIFIGSQASYLAQNAPCSVMVIRS